The following are encoded in a window of Flavobacterium sp. WC2421 genomic DNA:
- a CDS encoding zinc metalloprotease, whose protein sequence is MKKVILSAMAFLMLFSCQNDQTESTVAATNAMAKRACASQDVLAEQLKADPTLALRMNQIEAFTQKAMLTNRLVNGKIVIPVVVNVLYRTAAENISDAQIQSQIDVLNEDYTATNADFSSTPAEFAGVAANVGITFELVQIKRKSTTKTSWGTRDAMKSTKKGGLDPTSPANTLNMWACTIGGGILGYAQFPGGSSATDGVVIDSNYFGLSSAASYPYNLGRTASHEVGHWMNLRHIWGDASCGNDLVADTPVHKTSNFGVPTYPYVSTCLPAHNEMTMNYMDYTDDRGMYMFTNGQKSRMTALFVSGGARAGFGI, encoded by the coding sequence ATGAAAAAAGTAATTTTATCCGCAATGGCATTCTTAATGCTATTTTCTTGCCAAAATGACCAAACAGAATCGACTGTTGCAGCTACAAACGCAATGGCAAAAAGAGCATGTGCTTCACAAGATGTACTTGCTGAACAATTAAAAGCTGACCCTACATTAGCTTTAAGAATGAATCAAATTGAGGCTTTTACCCAAAAAGCGATGTTAACCAACCGTCTAGTAAATGGTAAAATTGTAATTCCTGTTGTTGTAAATGTATTATACAGAACAGCTGCTGAGAATATTTCAGATGCCCAAATACAATCACAAATTGATGTCTTAAATGAAGATTATACAGCAACTAATGCTGACTTCAGTAGTACTCCAGCTGAGTTTGCAGGAGTTGCGGCAAATGTTGGTATTACATTTGAATTAGTTCAAATCAAAAGAAAATCAACTACGAAAACCTCTTGGGGTACAAGAGATGCAATGAAAAGCACAAAAAAAGGAGGATTAGACCCTACATCACCAGCAAATACACTTAATATGTGGGCTTGTACTATTGGTGGAGGTATTCTAGGATATGCTCAATTCCCAGGTGGATCAAGTGCTACTGATGGAGTTGTTATTGATTCTAATTATTTTGGATTATCAAGCGCTGCTAGTTATCCTTATAACTTAGGAAGAACAGCTAGTCATGAAGTTGGTCACTGGATGAACTTAAGACATATTTGGGGTGATGCATCTTGTGGTAATGACTTAGTTGCTGATACACCTGTTCACAAAACTTCAAACTTTGGCGTACCAACATACCCTTACGTAAGCACTTGTTTACCTGCTCACAATGAAATGACAATGAATTACATGGATTACACTGATGATAGAGGTATGTACATGTTTACAAACGGTCAAAAATCAAGAATGACAGCTTTATTTGTTTCTGGAGGAGCAAGAGCTGGTTTTGGAATCTAG
- a CDS encoding DUF4159 domain-containing protein, which produces MKKIYSVLLLISISSFSQEIALIKYNGGGDWYANPTSLPNLIKYCNATIDTKINPKPATVEPGSPTIFSYPFLHMTGHGNVIFNDAEVSNLKKYLSAGGFIHIDDNYGMDQYIRKEIKKIFPNNELIEIPSTHPIFQKPFSFPNGLPKIHEHDGKRPQAFGIFIENKLVLLYSYECDLGDGWEDPEVHNDPIPVREKALKMGANIINYIFNN; this is translated from the coding sequence ATGAAAAAAATATATTCAGTTTTACTGTTAATCTCTATTTCTTCATTTTCTCAAGAAATCGCATTAATTAAATACAATGGCGGTGGGGATTGGTATGCAAACCCCACTTCTTTACCCAATTTAATTAAATACTGTAATGCTACAATCGACACAAAAATAAATCCAAAACCAGCTACAGTTGAGCCTGGAAGTCCTACTATTTTCTCCTATCCTTTCCTTCATATGACTGGCCATGGAAATGTCATTTTTAATGACGCTGAAGTTAGTAATCTTAAAAAATATTTAAGTGCAGGAGGTTTTATCCATATTGATGATAATTATGGAATGGATCAATATATCAGAAAAGAAATAAAAAAAATATTTCCAAATAACGAATTAATAGAAATTCCCTCTACTCATCCCATTTTTCAAAAACCATTTTCGTTTCCCAATGGATTACCTAAAATTCATGAACATGATGGAAAACGTCCACAAGCATTTGGCATTTTTATAGAAAATAAACTTGTTTTACTTTATAGCTATGAATGTGATTTAGGAGATGGATGGGAGGATCCAGAAGTGCACAATGATCCAATTCCTGTACGTGAAAAAGCATTAAAAATGGGTGCCAATATTATCAATTATATTTTTAATAATTGA
- a CDS encoding 16S rRNA (uracil(1498)-N(3))-methyltransferase: MQLFYNPNIDATTENFSFDKEESKHIIKVLRKKDTDILYVTNGLGDLFETEITLASDNKCTVKIISATKKAPSKVHLHLAVAPTKMNDRYEWFLEKATEIGVQEITPIICDHSERKVVNQERFEKIILAAMKQSNELYLPKLNNAITFKEFVKQKNEGLQLIAHCEETDKKSLKSVLKPNENLTILIGPEGDFSEKEIALAIASEFIPVTLGTTRLRTETAAIVACHSVAFFNED, translated from the coding sequence ATGCAATTATTTTACAATCCAAATATTGACGCAACTACTGAAAACTTCTCTTTTGACAAAGAAGAAAGCAAACATATCATAAAAGTTTTACGAAAAAAAGACACTGATATATTATATGTTACAAATGGTTTAGGGGATTTATTTGAAACAGAAATCACATTAGCTTCTGATAACAAATGTACTGTTAAAATAATATCTGCTACAAAAAAAGCACCTTCAAAAGTACATTTACATTTAGCTGTAGCTCCTACAAAAATGAATGATCGATACGAATGGTTTCTGGAAAAAGCAACTGAAATTGGTGTTCAAGAAATAACTCCAATCATTTGTGATCACTCGGAGCGAAAAGTAGTTAATCAAGAACGATTTGAGAAAATTATTTTGGCCGCGATGAAACAATCAAATGAACTGTATCTCCCAAAATTAAATAATGCCATTACTTTTAAAGAATTTGTTAAACAAAAAAACGAAGGGTTACAATTGATAGCGCACTGTGAAGAAACAGATAAAAAATCATTGAAATCGGTATTAAAGCCTAATGAAAACCTTACTATACTAATAGGACCTGAAGGTGATTTTTCCGAAAAAGAAATTGCATTAGCAATAGCCAGTGAGTTTATACCCGTTACCTTAGGAACTACTCGATTAAGAACCGAAACGGCTGCTATTGTAGCTTGTCATAGTGTTGCATTCTTTAATGAAGATTAA
- the tsaD gene encoding tRNA (adenosine(37)-N6)-threonylcarbamoyltransferase complex transferase subunit TsaD, giving the protein MQNSEVFILAIESSCDDTAAAVLHNDKVLSNVVANQLIHTQYGGVVPELASRAHQQNIVPVIDAALQKANIKKEQLSAIAFTQGPGLMGSLLVGSSFAKSMALALQIPLVAVNHMHAHILAHFIAEENYDKPSFPFLALTISGGHTQIVKVNDFFDMQIIGETTDDAVGEAFDKSAKILGLPYPGGPLVDKHAQLGNPKAFAFTKPKVPGLDFSFSGLKTAILYFIQKKKLENPDFISENLNDICASIQYTIIEILMDKLKLAVKETGIKQIAIGGGVSANSGIRNTLKEAEQKYGWKTFVPKFEYTTDNAAMIGIVGYQKFLSQKFETSSVVSKARIQF; this is encoded by the coding sequence ATGCAAAATTCCGAGGTTTTTATTCTTGCTATCGAAAGCTCCTGTGACGACACAGCTGCTGCTGTATTACATAACGACAAAGTACTGTCAAATGTTGTAGCAAATCAATTGATTCATACCCAATATGGAGGTGTAGTTCCTGAATTAGCTTCACGTGCTCATCAACAAAATATAGTACCAGTAATTGATGCCGCACTACAAAAAGCAAATATTAAAAAAGAACAACTTTCAGCAATTGCGTTCACCCAAGGTCCCGGATTAATGGGGTCATTACTTGTTGGCAGTTCATTTGCTAAATCTATGGCATTGGCATTACAAATTCCTTTAGTTGCTGTAAACCATATGCATGCCCATATTTTAGCCCATTTTATAGCAGAAGAAAATTACGATAAACCAAGTTTCCCATTTTTAGCTTTAACAATTAGTGGTGGACATACACAAATCGTAAAAGTCAATGATTTCTTTGATATGCAAATTATTGGAGAAACAACGGACGATGCAGTTGGAGAAGCTTTTGACAAAAGTGCAAAAATACTGGGCCTTCCTTATCCAGGCGGTCCTTTAGTTGACAAACATGCACAATTAGGAAATCCTAAAGCATTTGCTTTTACAAAACCAAAAGTTCCTGGACTCGATTTTAGCTTTTCTGGATTGAAAACAGCAATTTTATATTTTATTCAAAAGAAAAAATTAGAAAACCCTGATTTTATATCCGAAAATCTGAATGATATTTGTGCCTCCATACAATATACCATCATTGAAATTTTGATGGATAAACTAAAATTAGCCGTAAAAGAAACCGGAATAAAACAAATTGCAATTGGTGGTGGCGTTTCGGCCAATTCTGGAATTAGAAATACTTTGAAAGAAGCCGAACAAAAATACGGTTGGAAAACCTTTGTTCCTAAATTTGAATACACAACCGATAATGCTGCAATGATTGGAATTGTAGGTTATCAAAAGTTTTTATCACAAAAATTCGAAACTTCATCTGTAGTTTCAAAAGCACGAATACAATTTTAA
- a CDS encoding translocation/assembly module TamB domain-containing protein has translation MGLILLLLVLGIALSLPFVQTKIAQYFTNSINKDYGTNIAIDEVRVSVFGGVKFKKVIILDHHKDTLIYSKIVNTNILEGKKILDGDLIFKDIHLEGLLFKLKTYKNEKESNIDNFINAFNTGKPSGKHFLLKANNAYITDGHFILTDENKSTPKQLDFTKLNTTLSDFLLYGPAVKTIINKMSFLDHRGLYVANLSSKFSYTKKNIKLEELKIETKESKIDADVYLNYKIEDFSSFTDKVQFDVKINSAKLASNDIRIFYDELGKNQYFNIKANIKGALNNLKITRLNLIDSKKTKMIGAINFKNIFGAEDQKFLMDAQLTSFSSSYDNLVSILPNILGKKLPIEIKKLGYFNVIGNTQLTSTAIDADISMTSDLGKLQSVLSMKRIDFIDKASYSGNVVLEDFDVGDLLERKDLGKISMNIDVDGVGFTEKYLNTSLKGDIIKIDFNNYTYTNVVVNGKFKAPNYKGQISVNDPNLSMNFDGLLDLSKKDNKYDFHINVENADLHKLKLVKDSVSIFKGDVIVQVTGNTIENLQGNVYIKKTSYQNVKDTYVFNDFNIYSSFDNERIRTITVNSPDIVEGEIVGKFQFSQLGNLVKNSLGSLYTNFKPNKVNKGQFLKFNFTIYNKIIEIFYPEIAIAANTIVKGNIKSDIQEFKLNFNSPQIVASNNIFDNIRVAIDNKNPLYNAYIELDSIKTKYYKIRDFSLINVTMKDTLFFRSEFKGGVKGEDYFNLNLYHTINKNNDNVVGISKSEMKFKDYLWYLNEKDAPNNQIVFDKSFKNFNIDDIILSHENQAISLKGKIKDDTNKDLKLSFKDVDLFKITPENDKFVFNGNINGEVDFKQNNAIYKPTASLVIDHLNINKTDLGVLNFDIEGDQNLEKFSINSFLENENLESFNAYGNFEIINKETVLDLKLKFDKFNLGVLSSIGGEVMTNIRGLISGNASIGGNLTKPKINGRLYADNTGMTIPYLNVDYVLNDRSIIDLVDEKFLFRNNTITDSKFDTKGTLNGSIEHNNFADWKLDLAVNTKRLLVLDTQDREDAAYYGTAFIDGDATIKGPTNGLFIKVNARSEKGTAVKIPINDAESVSDNNFVHFLTAKEKYNIERGIVDYGRKYKGLELEFDLDITPDAEVEVILDRNSGHGMKGKGYGSLLFKINTLGKFNMWGDFQPYEGSYNFKYGGLIDKKFDVKKGGSISWEGNPMKAQLNLEAVYKTIANPAVLLENSSFNRKVPVEVIIGIRGDLASPEPDFNIEFPTVSNVLKSEIQYKLNDKDVRQTQALYLLSSGGFLSPEGVNQSDFSGSLFETASSLLGGIIKSENEKFKVGLNYISADKRIGRETDGRFVATISSKINERITINGKVGVPFGGINESAIVGDLEVQYRVNEDGTLNLRLFNRENDINYIGQGIGYTQGLGVSYEVDFDTFKELVNKIFKNHKLGTTNSSNDVYQDSNLAPEYINFSKPKESKKEELNKNQDAIIPEED, from the coding sequence TTGGGGCTAATTCTATTGCTGTTAGTGCTTGGTATTGCTCTTTCTTTGCCTTTTGTCCAAACTAAAATTGCACAATATTTTACCAATTCGATCAATAAAGATTATGGAACTAATATTGCTATAGATGAAGTTAGAGTTTCTGTTTTTGGTGGGGTGAAATTCAAAAAAGTCATCATTCTGGATCACCATAAAGATACTTTGATTTATTCAAAAATAGTTAATACCAATATTCTTGAAGGAAAAAAAATATTAGATGGAGATTTAATTTTTAAAGATATTCATTTAGAGGGATTGTTATTTAAGCTGAAAACGTATAAAAATGAAAAAGAAAGTAATATTGATAATTTCATCAATGCCTTTAATACAGGAAAACCTTCTGGTAAACATTTTTTGCTAAAAGCAAATAATGCCTATATTACTGATGGGCATTTTATCTTAACAGATGAAAATAAAAGCACACCTAAACAACTTGATTTTACTAAACTAAATACAACTTTAAGTGATTTTTTATTATATGGTCCAGCTGTTAAAACTATAATTAATAAAATGTCATTTTTAGATCATCGTGGTCTATATGTTGCCAACTTAAGTTCTAAGTTTAGTTATACAAAAAAGAACATAAAACTTGAAGAGCTAAAAATTGAAACAAAAGAGTCAAAAATTGATGCTGATGTTTATCTGAATTATAAAATTGAAGATTTTTCTAGTTTTACAGATAAAGTTCAATTTGACGTAAAAATCAATTCAGCCAAATTGGCTTCTAATGACATTAGAATTTTTTATGATGAGCTCGGTAAAAATCAATATTTTAATATTAAAGCCAATATTAAAGGAGCTTTAAATAATTTAAAGATTACACGATTGAACCTTATTGATTCCAAAAAAACAAAAATGATTGGAGCGATTAATTTCAAAAATATTTTTGGAGCAGAAGATCAGAAGTTTTTAATGGATGCACAGCTTACTTCTTTTTCAAGTAGTTATGATAACTTAGTGTCTATTCTCCCTAATATTTTAGGAAAGAAATTACCAATAGAAATTAAGAAATTAGGTTATTTCAATGTTATTGGAAATACTCAATTGACTAGTACGGCAATTGATGCGGATATTTCAATGACTTCAGATTTAGGGAAACTGCAATCTGTTTTAAGTATGAAAAGAATTGATTTTATCGATAAAGCATCTTATTCAGGTAATGTGGTTTTAGAAGATTTTGATGTAGGCGATTTGCTTGAACGCAAAGACCTTGGTAAAATAAGTATGAATATTGATGTTGATGGAGTAGGTTTTACTGAAAAATATTTAAATACTTCCCTCAAAGGCGATATAATAAAAATTGATTTTAATAATTATACCTATACTAATGTTGTCGTAAACGGTAAATTTAAGGCGCCAAATTACAAAGGCCAAATTTCTGTAAATGACCCAAATTTAAGTATGAATTTTGATGGCTTATTGGACTTAAGTAAAAAAGACAATAAGTATGATTTTCATATAAATGTTGAAAATGCAGACTTACATAAATTAAAACTAGTAAAGGATTCTGTTTCTATTTTTAAAGGGGATGTCATTGTTCAAGTAACAGGAAATACAATTGAAAATCTTCAAGGGAATGTATATATTAAAAAAACATCATATCAGAATGTCAAAGACACTTATGTTTTTAATGATTTTAATATTTATTCTAGTTTTGATAATGAAAGAATACGCACAATAACTGTAAATTCACCAGATATTGTTGAAGGTGAGATTGTTGGAAAATTTCAATTTAGTCAATTAGGAAATTTAGTCAAGAATTCTTTAGGAAGTTTATATACTAATTTCAAACCCAACAAGGTAAACAAAGGACAATTTCTAAAGTTTAATTTTACCATATATAATAAAATTATAGAAATTTTTTATCCCGAAATTGCAATTGCCGCTAATACAATTGTAAAAGGGAATATTAAGTCGGATATTCAAGAGTTCAAGCTTAACTTTAACTCACCGCAAATTGTAGCATCTAATAATATTTTTGATAACATCAGAGTTGCAATAGATAATAAAAACCCGCTATATAATGCCTATATAGAATTAGATAGTATTAAAACAAAATATTATAAAATTCGAGATTTTAGTTTAATTAATGTTACTATGAAAGACACGTTGTTCTTTCGTTCTGAATTCAAAGGAGGTGTTAAAGGGGAAGATTATTTCAATCTGAATTTATACCATACCATTAATAAGAATAATGATAATGTTGTTGGGATTAGTAAATCAGAGATGAAATTTAAAGATTATCTATGGTATTTAAATGAAAAAGACGCTCCTAACAATCAGATCGTTTTTGACAAGTCCTTTAAGAATTTCAATATTGATGATATTATATTGTCTCATGAAAATCAGGCTATTTCACTAAAAGGAAAAATTAAGGACGATACAAATAAGGATTTGAAACTTAGTTTTAAGGATGTTGATTTGTTTAAAATAACACCCGAAAATGATAAATTTGTTTTTAACGGAAATATAAATGGAGAGGTTGATTTTAAGCAGAATAATGCTATTTATAAACCCACGGCTTCATTAGTAATTGATCATTTAAACATAAACAAAACGGATTTAGGGGTTTTGAATTTTGATATTGAAGGGGATCAGAATTTAGAAAAATTTTCTATTAATTCCTTTTTAGAAAATGAGAATTTAGAGTCTTTTAATGCGTATGGAAATTTTGAAATAATAAACAAGGAAACAGTTCTAGATTTAAAATTAAAATTTGACAAATTCAATTTAGGCGTCTTAAGTTCGATAGGTGGGGAAGTAATGACAAATATTAGAGGGTTAATATCAGGAAATGCTTCTATTGGAGGAAACTTGACTAAACCTAAAATAAACGGTCGTCTTTATGCTGATAATACAGGAATGACAATTCCTTATTTGAATGTAGATTATGTATTAAATGATAGGTCAATAATTGATTTAGTAGATGAGAAATTCTTGTTTAGAAATAATACAATCACAGATTCTAAATTTGATACAAAAGGTACTTTGAATGGTAGTATTGAACACAATAATTTTGCCGATTGGAAACTGGATTTAGCGGTAAATACGAAAAGGTTACTTGTTCTAGATACGCAAGATAGAGAAGATGCAGCGTATTATGGTACTGCATTTATAGATGGTGATGCTACAATAAAAGGGCCTACCAATGGATTGTTTATAAAAGTTAATGCAAGATCGGAAAAGGGTACTGCGGTTAAAATACCTATTAATGATGCAGAAAGCGTCAGCGATAATAATTTTGTTCATTTTTTGACTGCCAAAGAGAAATATAATATTGAAAGAGGTATTGTCGATTATGGTAGAAAATACAAAGGGTTAGAGTTAGAGTTTGATTTGGATATTACACCCGATGCAGAAGTTGAAGTGATATTAGATAGGAATTCTGGTCATGGTATGAAAGGGAAAGGGTATGGGTCATTATTATTTAAGATAAATACGTTAGGTAAATTTAATATGTGGGGGGATTTTCAGCCGTATGAAGGAAGTTATAATTTCAAATATGGGGGACTTATCGATAAAAAATTTGATGTTAAAAAAGGAGGTTCTATTTCGTGGGAAGGAAATCCAATGAAAGCACAATTAAATTTAGAAGCTGTCTATAAAACAATTGCCAATCCTGCTGTGTTATTAGAAAATTCCTCTTTTAACAGGAAAGTACCTGTAGAAGTTATCATTGGTATTAGAGGAGATTTAGCTAGTCCTGAACCTGATTTTAATATCGAATTCCCTACGGTTAGTAATGTATTAAAATCCGAGATACAATATAAATTGAATGATAAAGATGTGAGGCAAACGCAGGCATTATACCTATTATCTTCTGGTGGATTTTTAAGTCCTGAAGGAGTTAATCAATCTGATTTTTCAGGAAGTTTATTTGAAACAGCATCCAGTTTATTAGGTGGAATTATAAAATCTGAGAATGAAAAATTTAAAGTTGGACTTAATTACATTTCTGCTGACAAAAGAATTGGTAGAGAGACTGACGGTCGTTTTGTAGCGACAATTTCCTCAAAAATTAATGAAAGAATTACTATAAACGGAAAAGTAGGGGTACCATTTGGAGGAATTAACGAATCTGCTATTGTTGGGGATTTAGAAGTTCAATATAGAGTAAATGAAGATGGAACGCTTAATTTACGCCTCTTTAATAGAGAGAATGATATTAATTACATAGGACAGGGGATTGGCTATACTCAAGGTTTAGGGGTTTCTTATGAAGTAGATTTTGATACTTTTAAAGAGTTAGTGAACAAGATATTTAAGAATCATAAATTAGGAACTACAAATTCTTCAAATGATGTTTATCAAGACTCAAACTTGGCGCCAGAATATATTAATTTTTCTAAGCCGAAGGAATCTAAAAAAGAAGAGCTAAATAAAAATCAAGACGCAATCATTCCAGAGGAAGATTAA
- the pfkA gene encoding 6-phosphofructokinase, which yields MPKTIKKIGVLTSGGDSPGMNAAIRSVVRTCAYHNIECIGIYRGYQGMIEGDFKEMGPRSVNNIVNKGGTVLKSARSLEFRTPEGRKKAHDHLVKAGIDALVVIGGDGTFTGGLLFNTEFDFPVMGIPGTIDNDIFGTSHTLGYDTALNTVVDVIDKIRDTASSHNRLFFVEVMGRDAGHIALNAGIGAGAEEILIPEEDLGLDRLLDSLQKSKASGKSSSIVVIAEGDKIGKNVFELKDYVEANLPEYDVRVSVLGHMQRGGSPSCFDRVLASRLGVKAVESLLEGKSNYMVGLQNDKVNLTPLEQAIKGKSEIDRELLRVSDIMST from the coding sequence ATGCCAAAAACAATAAAAAAAATAGGGGTTTTAACTTCGGGTGGTGATTCACCTGGAATGAATGCTGCTATTCGATCAGTAGTTCGAACTTGCGCTTATCATAACATTGAATGTATAGGGATTTATAGAGGATATCAAGGAATGATTGAAGGAGACTTCAAAGAAATGGGTCCTCGTTCTGTAAATAATATCGTAAATAAAGGAGGGACGGTATTGAAATCAGCTCGTTCTCTTGAATTTAGAACACCAGAAGGAAGAAAAAAAGCACACGATCATCTTGTAAAAGCAGGGATTGATGCTTTAGTAGTAATTGGGGGAGATGGAACTTTTACAGGTGGCTTACTATTCAACACTGAATTTGATTTTCCAGTAATGGGAATTCCAGGAACCATTGATAATGACATATTTGGAACAAGTCATACCTTAGGTTACGATACTGCCTTAAACACTGTTGTAGATGTAATTGATAAAATTAGAGATACAGCTAGCTCACATAACAGATTATTTTTCGTAGAAGTTATGGGTAGAGATGCAGGTCATATTGCATTGAATGCTGGAATTGGTGCTGGTGCCGAAGAAATTCTTATTCCTGAAGAAGATTTAGGTTTGGATCGATTATTAGATTCTCTACAAAAAAGTAAAGCTTCTGGAAAATCATCGAGTATCGTTGTGATTGCCGAAGGGGATAAAATTGGTAAAAACGTTTTTGAATTAAAGGACTACGTTGAAGCAAATTTACCTGAGTATGATGTTAGAGTTTCTGTTTTAGGACATATGCAACGTGGTGGTTCACCATCTTGTTTTGACAGAGTTTTAGCAAGTAGATTAGGAGTGAAAGCTGTAGAATCCTTGTTAGAAGGAAAATCGAATTATATGGTAGGTTTACAAAATGACAAAGTAAATCTTACTCCATTAGAGCAAGCTATAAAAGGAAAATCAGAAATTGATAGAGAGTTATTAAGAGTTTCTGATATCATGTCAACTTAG
- the gap gene encoding type I glyceraldehyde-3-phosphate dehydrogenase has protein sequence MSKVKLGINGFGRIGRIVFRESFNRDNVEVVAINDLLDVDHLAYLLKYDSVHGRFNGTVEVKEGKLFVNGKNIRITAERNPADLKWNEVDVDVVAECTGFFTTVETANEHIKGGAKKVIISAPSADAPMFVMGVNHTEAKASDLIVSNASCTTNCLAPLAKVINDNFGIVEALMTTVHATTSTQMTTDGPSRKDWRGGRAASCNIIPSSTGAAKAVGKVIPELNGKLTGMAFRVPTTDVSAVDLTVKVAKETSYEEIMAVLKNASETTMKGVLGFTEDLVVSQDFVGDSRTSIIDANAGIGLNSTFFKIISWYDNEYGYSSKLIDLSVHISGLK, from the coding sequence ATGTCAAAAGTAAAATTAGGAATAAACGGTTTTGGTAGAATTGGAAGAATTGTTTTTAGAGAATCTTTCAATAGAGACAATGTAGAAGTAGTAGCAATAAATGATTTATTAGATGTAGATCACTTAGCTTACTTATTAAAATACGATTCAGTTCACGGACGTTTTAATGGAACAGTTGAAGTAAAAGAAGGAAAACTTTTTGTAAACGGAAAAAACATTCGTATTACTGCTGAAAGAAATCCTGCTGACTTGAAATGGAATGAAGTTGATGTTGATGTAGTTGCTGAATGTACTGGTTTCTTTACTACTGTTGAAACTGCAAATGAGCACATTAAAGGTGGAGCAAAAAAAGTAATTATTTCAGCTCCTTCGGCTGATGCACCTATGTTTGTAATGGGAGTTAATCATACTGAAGCTAAAGCTTCTGATTTGATTGTTTCTAATGCATCTTGTACTACTAACTGTTTAGCTCCTTTAGCTAAAGTTATTAATGATAATTTTGGAATTGTTGAAGCTTTAATGACTACAGTTCATGCTACAACTTCAACTCAAATGACAACTGATGGTCCTTCTAGAAAAGACTGGAGAGGTGGACGTGCTGCATCATGTAACATCATTCCTTCTTCTACAGGAGCTGCTAAAGCAGTAGGTAAAGTTATTCCTGAATTGAATGGAAAATTAACTGGTATGGCTTTCCGTGTTCCTACTACAGATGTTTCTGCAGTAGATTTAACAGTAAAAGTTGCTAAAGAGACTTCTTACGAAGAAATCATGGCTGTGTTGAAAAATGCTTCTGAAACTACTATGAAAGGTGTTTTAGGATTTACTGAAGACTTAGTTGTTTCACAAGATTTCGTTGGTGATTCTAGAACTTCTATCATTGATGCTAATGCTGGAATTGGATTAAACTCTACTTTCTTCAAAATCATTTCTTGGTATGATAACGAATATGGTTATTCAAGTAAATTGATTGATTTATCTGTACATATTTCTGGATTGAAATAA
- a CDS encoding N-acetylglucosamine kinase: protein MRLIVDSGSTKADWIAIDDDGKILFTTQTLGLNPEILENDEIIERLNDRFDILQNKKNATHLFFYGAGCGTDRMKLTLSQAFQSYFPNAIITVEEDTYAAVYATTPKNQKAIVAILGTGSNCSYFDGKELHQKVQSLGYIVMDDCSGNVFGKELIRKYYFNKMPKELAEAFEKEYNVDPDFIKSKLYKEANPNAYLATFAKFLIQHKESELCKKIIMKGMKSFVKNYIRQYDNCKEVPVHFVGSIAFYLKEELQQTFDKYELQLGNVLRRPIDGLIAYHIANK from the coding sequence ATGAGATTAATTGTTGATAGTGGATCTACGAAAGCCGATTGGATTGCGATAGATGATGATGGAAAAATATTATTTACTACACAAACTTTAGGATTAAATCCTGAAATACTTGAAAATGATGAAATTATTGAGCGATTAAACGATCGTTTTGATATTTTGCAAAACAAAAAAAACGCAACTCATTTATTCTTTTATGGAGCTGGTTGTGGAACTGATAGAATGAAATTGACTTTGTCTCAAGCTTTTCAAAGTTATTTTCCAAATGCTATTATTACAGTTGAAGAAGATACTTATGCCGCTGTATATGCCACTACTCCAAAAAATCAAAAAGCAATTGTTGCTATTCTAGGTACTGGATCAAACTGTAGTTATTTTGATGGTAAAGAATTGCATCAAAAGGTACAGTCATTGGGTTATATTGTCATGGATGATTGTAGTGGAAATGTTTTTGGTAAAGAATTAATCAGAAAATATTACTTTAATAAAATGCCAAAGGAATTAGCAGAAGCATTTGAAAAAGAATACAATGTAGATCCTGACTTTATCAAAAGTAAATTATATAAAGAAGCAAATCCAAATGCCTATTTAGCCACTTTTGCTAAGTTTTTAATTCAGCATAAAGAGAGTGAATTATGTAAAAAGATAATCATGAAAGGGATGAAGTCTTTTGTGAAAAATTACATAAGACAATATGATAATTGTAAAGAAGTTCCTGTTCATTTTGTGGGGTCAATTGCTTTTTATTTAAAAGAAGAATTACAACAAACTTTTGATAAATATGAATTGCAACTAGGTAATGTACTTAGAAGACCTATTGATGGATTGATTGCTTATCATATTGCAAATAAATAA